The Osmerus eperlanus chromosome 7, fOsmEpe2.1, whole genome shotgun sequence genome includes a region encoding these proteins:
- the LOC134023989 gene encoding cysteine-rich venom protein pseudecin: protein MEILDQHNTFRRAVQPTAGDMLKMSWSEEAAASAQAWVDTCSMAHGPPSSRMIGDYECGENLFKSSASYAWTEVVTAWHSEVINYLYPNGSINGQSIGHYTQVVWNSSYKVGCGVAICPGSVYFYGCHYYRAGNFRGVPPYKVGAPCAMCPNACENNLCTNPCPYVNKYPNCAALKAKAGCSNIWVSAFCPALCKCHNEIIPIARK, encoded by the exons ATGGAAATCCTTGATCAGCATAACACTTTCAGGCGAGCTGTTCAGCCTACGGCAGGTGACATGCTCAAGATG AGCTGGAGTGAGGAGGCTGCAGCCAGTGCTCAGGCATGGGTTGATACCTGTTCCATGGCTCATGGTCCACCCAGCAGTCGCATGATTGGAG ACTATGAATGTGGCGAGAACCTCTTCAAATCATCTGCATCATATGCTTGGACGGAAGTTGTCACAGCCTGGCACAGTGAAGTCATTAATTACCTATATCCTAATGGCTCTATCAATGGTCAATCCATTGGTCACTATACACAG GTAGTGTGGAATAGCTCTTACAAAGTTGGCTGTGGAGTAGCCATATGTCCAGGCTCAGTCTATTTCTACGGCTGCCACTATTACAGAGC TGGGAATTTCAGAGGAGTGCCCCCATACAAGGTTGGAGCGCCATGTGCCATGTGTCCCAATGCATGTGAAAACAACCTTTGCA CCAATCCCTGTCCTTACGTAAACAAGTATCCCAACTGTGCAGCACTTAAAGCAAAGGCCGGGTGTTCCAACATTTGGGTGTCTGCCTTTTGCCCTGCCCTCTGTAAATGCCACAATGAAATAATTCCAATAGCTCGAAAATAG
- the LOC134023340 gene encoding inactive phospholipase C-like protein 2 isoform X2 has translation MAEFGENSGSSPSNSGDTTTVPSDETAGKTQCEGSVLNGDCGITPDMVVSGFIFLPDSQGQETANNTSLALDAKSGIPRRSSIIKDGSRQRKERKKTVSFSSMPTEKKISSASDCINAMVDGSELKKVRSNSRVYHRYFLLDADMQSLRWEPSKKESDKAKIDVKSIKEVRTGKNTDTFRTNGINDQISEDCAFSIIYGENYESLDLVANSADIANIWVTGLRYLKSYGKLTLNMIESSQNNMRSSWIGELFDEAVINNTKHISLCDAVQLIKNLNPGLKNVKIELKFKELHKAKDKMGCDVSKEEFIEVFHDLCTRPEIYFLLVQFSSNKEFLDTKDLMMFLEAEQGMAQVSEDTSLEVIQNYEPSKEGQMKGWLSLDGLTNYLMSQECHIFDPEQKTVCQDMNQPLSHYYINASHNTYLIEDQFRGPSDITGYIRALKMGCRSVDLDVWDGPDNEPVIYTGHTMTSQIVFRSVIDIINKYAFVASDFPLILCLENHCSLKQQKVMFQHLKKILGDRIHLNPPKPEDSYLPSPSDLKGKILLKGKRLGANCTSSEGEVTDEDEGAEMSQRMNIEPGELQSVAPKKFQLSKDLSDLVTLCKSTEFKDFPTSFHSQKHWELCSFNEVFASRCASDFPGDFVNYNKKFLARVYPSPMRIDSSNMNPQDFWKCGCQIVAMNYQTPGLMMDLNIGWFRQNGNCGYVLRPAIMREQVSYFSANTKDSVPGVSPQLLHIKIISGQNFPKPKGSGAKGDVVDPYIYVEIHGIPADCAEQRTKTVNQNGENPLFDESFEFQINLPELAMVRFVVLDDDYIGDEFIGQYTIPFECLQPGFRHIPLQSLTGEVLPHAWLFVHVAITNRRGGGKPHKRGLSVRKGKQSREYATMRVLTIKPVDDVFKTATLPLKEATDLRENMQNAIVPFKELCGLSAVANLKQCILALTSRLTGADNNRLLVFNLKEQYPILEPQGLLPDVLKKVVNVYDTVIQTSKTLLEHSDGVYERILQTQKAAILIKSVAAIGPG, from the exons ATGGCGGAGTTCGGAGAGAACAGCGGCTCGTCTCCATCAAATTCTGGGGATACGACGACAGTGCCCAGTGATGAGACAGCTGGGAAGACGCAGTGCGAAGGATCGGTGTTGAACGGGGACTGTGGGATAACGCCAGACATGGTTGTCTCTGGATTCATCTTCCTCCCTGACAGCCAGGGACAGGAAACGGCTAACAATACTTCATTGGCATTGGATGCCAAATCTGGAATACCTCGCAGGAGCAGCATTATAAAG GATGGCTCAAGACAGcgcaaagagaggaagaagactGTGTCGTTCAGTAGCATGCCAACGGAAAAGAAGATCAGTAGTGCAAGTGACTGCATCAATGCCATGGTGGACGGATCTGAACTGAAGAAGGTTCGCTCAAACTCCCGTGTTTATCATCGATACTTCCTCTTGGACGCAGACATGCAGTCTCTCAGGTGGGAGCCTTCCAAAAAGGAGTCAGACAAAGCCAAAATTGATGTTAAGTCCATTAAGGAGGTGCGGACAGGGAAGAACACAGACACTTTTAGAACCAATGGAATTAATGATCAAATATCGGAAGACTGTGCTTTCTCAATCATCTACGGGGAGAACTATGAATCTTTGGACTTGGTGGCAAATTCAGCTGATATAGCTAACATATGGGTGACTGGGCTTAGATACTTGAAATCGTATGGAAAACTTACTCTGAATATGATTGAAAGCAGCCAGAATAACATGCGCTCATCATGGataggtgaactctttgatgaGGCTGTGATCAACAATACCAAGCACATCAGTTTGTGTGATGCTGTACAACTAATCAAAAACCTTAACCCTGGACTTAAAAATGTTAAGATAGAACTCAAATTCAAGGAGCTCCACAAAGCGAAAGATAAGATGGGTTGTGACGTGAGTAAAGAAGAATTCATTGAAGTCTTTCATGACCTTTGTACAAGACCAGAAATTTACTTCCTTCTTGTCCAGTTCTCAAGCAATAAGGAATTTCTGGACACCAAGGACTTAATGATGTTTCTGGAGGCTGAGCAGGGTATGGCACAGGTTAGTgaagacacaagtctggaagtCATTCAAAACTATGAACCTTCTAAAGAAGGTCAGATGAAGGGCTGGCTTTCACTTGATGGGTTAACAAATTACCTAATGTCTCAGGAGTGCCATATCTTTGACCCAGAACAAAAAACTGTCTGCCAGGACATGAACCAGCCTCTATCCCACTATTACATCAATGCCTCCCACAACACGTACCTAATTGAAGATCAGTTTCGAGGCCCTTCTGACATCACCGGGTACATCAGAGCACTCAAGATGGGCTGTCGTAGTGTCGATCTAGATGTATGGGATGGACCAGACAATGAACCTGTCATTTACACTGGCCATACAATGACCTCGCAAATAGTCTTCCGCAGTGTCATTGACATCATTAACAAATATGCCTTTGTGGCATCTGACTTCCCCCtaatattatgtctggaaaacCATTGTTCATTAAAGCAGCAAAAGGTCATGTTTCAGCATCTGAAAAAGATACTTGGGGATAGGATACACTTGAATCCCCCCAAACCAGAGGATAGCTACCTTCCCTCACCCAGTGACTTGAAGGGTAAAATCTTGTTAAAGGGGAAGAGGCTCGGCGCAAACTGCACAAGCTCAGAAGGTGAGGTAACAGATGAGGATGAAGGTGCTGAGATGTCCCAAAGAATGAACATAGAGCCTGGAGAACTACAGAGTGTTGCGCCTAAGAAGTTCCAACTCTCAAAGGACCTCTCTGACCTCGTAACCTTGTGTAAATCAACTGAGTTCAAAGACTTTCCAACGTCCTTTCACAGCCAGAAGCACTGGGAGCTTTGCTCTTTTAATGAAGTCTTTGCCAGTCGATGTGCCAGCGACTTCCCTGGAGACTTTGTAAACTACAACAAGAAGTTTTTGGCACGAGTGTACCCCAGCCCAATGCGAATTGACTCCAGTAATATGAACCCTCAGGACTTCTGGAAGTGTGGTTGCCAAATTGTGGCAATGAACTACCAGACACCAGGTCTGATGATGGACTTAAATATTGGCTGGTTCCGTCAGAATGGGAATTGTGGTTATGTTCTGAGGCCAGCCATCATGAGGGAACAGGTGTCTTACTTTAGTGCCAACACTAAAGATTCAGTGCCTGGTGTCTCTCCACAGTTATTGCACATTAAGATTATTAGTGGACAAAACTTTCCCAAACCCAAAGGCTCAGGCGCTAAAGGGGACGTTGTCGATCCTTACATTTACGTGGAGATCCATGGTATACCGGCCGATTGTGCTGAGCAAAGAACTAAAACAGTCAATCAGAATGGGGAAAACCCACTCTTTGATGAAAGTTTTGAGTTCCAGATTAACCTCCCTGAGCTGGCCATGGTGCGCTTTGTGGTTCTGGATGATGACTACATTGGCGATGAGTTCATTGGCCAATACACAATTCCCTTTGAGTGTCTACAGCCAGGATTCCGGCATATTCCACTTCAATCCCTCACAGGTGAGGTTTTGCCTCATGCCTGGCTTTTTGTCCATGTGGCCATCACgaacagaaggggagggggtaagCCTCACAAGAGAGGGCTGTCTGTGCGCAAGGGCAAGCAGAGTCGGGAATACGCCACCATGAGGGTCTTGACGATCAAGCCTGTTGATGATGTATTCAAGACAGCTACTCTGCCACTCAAAGAGGCAACTGACCTCAGAGAAAACATGCAG AATGCCATAGTGCCCTTCAAAGAGCTGTGTGGCCTTTCAGCTGTGGCTAACTTGAAGCAGTGCATCTTGGCCCTAACTTCTCGACTGACTGGGGCAGACAACAACCGATTACTAGTATTCAACCTGAAGGAGCAGTACCCCATCTTAGAGCCCCAAGGACTGCTACCCGATGTCCTCAAGAAGGTGGTCAACGTCTATGACACT GTGATCCAGACCAGTAAGACACTGCTGGAACATTCAGATGGGGTCTATGAGAGAATACTGCAAACCCAAAAAGCAG CTATTCTAATTAAAAGCGTGGCTGCGATAGGGCCTGGCTAG
- the LOC134023340 gene encoding inactive phospholipase C-like protein 2 isoform X3, whose translation MAEFGENSGSSPSNSGDTTTVPSDETAGKTQCEGSVLNGDCGITPDMVVSGFIFLPDSQGQETANNTSLALDAKSGIPRRSSIIKDGSRQRKERKKTVSFSSMPTEKKISSASDCINAMVDGSELKKVRSNSRVYHRYFLLDADMQSLRWEPSKKESDKAKIDVKSIKEVRTGKNTDTFRTNGINDQISEDCAFSIIYGENYESLDLVANSADIANIWVTGLRYLKSYGKLTLNMIESSQNNMRSSWIGELFDEAVINNTKHISLCDAVQLIKNLNPGLKNVKIELKFKELHKAKDKMGCDVSKEEFIEVFHDLCTRPEIYFLLVQFSSNKEFLDTKDLMMFLEAEQGMAQVSEDTSLEVIQNYEPSKEGQMKGWLSLDGLTNYLMSQECHIFDPEQKTVCQDMNQPLSHYYINASHNTYLIEDQFRGPSDITGYIRALKMGCRSVDLDVWDGPDNEPVIYTGHTMTSQIVFRSVIDIINKYAFVASDFPLILCLENHCSLKQQKVMFQHLKKILGDRIHLNPPKPEDSYLPSPSDLKGKILLKGKRLGANCTSSEGEVTDEDEGAEMSQRMNIEPGELQSVAPKKFQLSKDLSDLVTLCKSTEFKDFPTSFHSQKHWELCSFNEVFASRCASDFPGDFVNYNKKFLARVYPSPMRIDSSNMNPQDFWKCGCQIVAMNYQTPGLMMDLNIGWFRQNGNCGYVLRPAIMREQVSYFSANTKDSVPGVSPQLLHIKIISGQNFPKPKGSGAKGDVVDPYIYVEIHGIPADCAEQRTKTVNQNGENPLFDESFEFQINLPELAMVRFVVLDDDYIGDEFIGQYTIPFECLQPGFRHIPLQSLTGEVLPHAWLFVHVAITNRRGGGKPHKRGLSVRKGKQSREYATMRVLTIKPVDDVFKTATLPLKEATDLRENMQNAIVPFKELCGLSAVANLKQCILALTSRLTGADNNRLLVFNLKEQYPILEPQGLLPDVLKKVVNVYDTVIQTSKTLLEHSDGVYERILQTQKAGPG comes from the exons ATGGCGGAGTTCGGAGAGAACAGCGGCTCGTCTCCATCAAATTCTGGGGATACGACGACAGTGCCCAGTGATGAGACAGCTGGGAAGACGCAGTGCGAAGGATCGGTGTTGAACGGGGACTGTGGGATAACGCCAGACATGGTTGTCTCTGGATTCATCTTCCTCCCTGACAGCCAGGGACAGGAAACGGCTAACAATACTTCATTGGCATTGGATGCCAAATCTGGAATACCTCGCAGGAGCAGCATTATAAAG GATGGCTCAAGACAGcgcaaagagaggaagaagactGTGTCGTTCAGTAGCATGCCAACGGAAAAGAAGATCAGTAGTGCAAGTGACTGCATCAATGCCATGGTGGACGGATCTGAACTGAAGAAGGTTCGCTCAAACTCCCGTGTTTATCATCGATACTTCCTCTTGGACGCAGACATGCAGTCTCTCAGGTGGGAGCCTTCCAAAAAGGAGTCAGACAAAGCCAAAATTGATGTTAAGTCCATTAAGGAGGTGCGGACAGGGAAGAACACAGACACTTTTAGAACCAATGGAATTAATGATCAAATATCGGAAGACTGTGCTTTCTCAATCATCTACGGGGAGAACTATGAATCTTTGGACTTGGTGGCAAATTCAGCTGATATAGCTAACATATGGGTGACTGGGCTTAGATACTTGAAATCGTATGGAAAACTTACTCTGAATATGATTGAAAGCAGCCAGAATAACATGCGCTCATCATGGataggtgaactctttgatgaGGCTGTGATCAACAATACCAAGCACATCAGTTTGTGTGATGCTGTACAACTAATCAAAAACCTTAACCCTGGACTTAAAAATGTTAAGATAGAACTCAAATTCAAGGAGCTCCACAAAGCGAAAGATAAGATGGGTTGTGACGTGAGTAAAGAAGAATTCATTGAAGTCTTTCATGACCTTTGTACAAGACCAGAAATTTACTTCCTTCTTGTCCAGTTCTCAAGCAATAAGGAATTTCTGGACACCAAGGACTTAATGATGTTTCTGGAGGCTGAGCAGGGTATGGCACAGGTTAGTgaagacacaagtctggaagtCATTCAAAACTATGAACCTTCTAAAGAAGGTCAGATGAAGGGCTGGCTTTCACTTGATGGGTTAACAAATTACCTAATGTCTCAGGAGTGCCATATCTTTGACCCAGAACAAAAAACTGTCTGCCAGGACATGAACCAGCCTCTATCCCACTATTACATCAATGCCTCCCACAACACGTACCTAATTGAAGATCAGTTTCGAGGCCCTTCTGACATCACCGGGTACATCAGAGCACTCAAGATGGGCTGTCGTAGTGTCGATCTAGATGTATGGGATGGACCAGACAATGAACCTGTCATTTACACTGGCCATACAATGACCTCGCAAATAGTCTTCCGCAGTGTCATTGACATCATTAACAAATATGCCTTTGTGGCATCTGACTTCCCCCtaatattatgtctggaaaacCATTGTTCATTAAAGCAGCAAAAGGTCATGTTTCAGCATCTGAAAAAGATACTTGGGGATAGGATACACTTGAATCCCCCCAAACCAGAGGATAGCTACCTTCCCTCACCCAGTGACTTGAAGGGTAAAATCTTGTTAAAGGGGAAGAGGCTCGGCGCAAACTGCACAAGCTCAGAAGGTGAGGTAACAGATGAGGATGAAGGTGCTGAGATGTCCCAAAGAATGAACATAGAGCCTGGAGAACTACAGAGTGTTGCGCCTAAGAAGTTCCAACTCTCAAAGGACCTCTCTGACCTCGTAACCTTGTGTAAATCAACTGAGTTCAAAGACTTTCCAACGTCCTTTCACAGCCAGAAGCACTGGGAGCTTTGCTCTTTTAATGAAGTCTTTGCCAGTCGATGTGCCAGCGACTTCCCTGGAGACTTTGTAAACTACAACAAGAAGTTTTTGGCACGAGTGTACCCCAGCCCAATGCGAATTGACTCCAGTAATATGAACCCTCAGGACTTCTGGAAGTGTGGTTGCCAAATTGTGGCAATGAACTACCAGACACCAGGTCTGATGATGGACTTAAATATTGGCTGGTTCCGTCAGAATGGGAATTGTGGTTATGTTCTGAGGCCAGCCATCATGAGGGAACAGGTGTCTTACTTTAGTGCCAACACTAAAGATTCAGTGCCTGGTGTCTCTCCACAGTTATTGCACATTAAGATTATTAGTGGACAAAACTTTCCCAAACCCAAAGGCTCAGGCGCTAAAGGGGACGTTGTCGATCCTTACATTTACGTGGAGATCCATGGTATACCGGCCGATTGTGCTGAGCAAAGAACTAAAACAGTCAATCAGAATGGGGAAAACCCACTCTTTGATGAAAGTTTTGAGTTCCAGATTAACCTCCCTGAGCTGGCCATGGTGCGCTTTGTGGTTCTGGATGATGACTACATTGGCGATGAGTTCATTGGCCAATACACAATTCCCTTTGAGTGTCTACAGCCAGGATTCCGGCATATTCCACTTCAATCCCTCACAGGTGAGGTTTTGCCTCATGCCTGGCTTTTTGTCCATGTGGCCATCACgaacagaaggggagggggtaagCCTCACAAGAGAGGGCTGTCTGTGCGCAAGGGCAAGCAGAGTCGGGAATACGCCACCATGAGGGTCTTGACGATCAAGCCTGTTGATGATGTATTCAAGACAGCTACTCTGCCACTCAAAGAGGCAACTGACCTCAGAGAAAACATGCAG AATGCCATAGTGCCCTTCAAAGAGCTGTGTGGCCTTTCAGCTGTGGCTAACTTGAAGCAGTGCATCTTGGCCCTAACTTCTCGACTGACTGGGGCAGACAACAACCGATTACTAGTATTCAACCTGAAGGAGCAGTACCCCATCTTAGAGCCCCAAGGACTGCTACCCGATGTCCTCAAGAAGGTGGTCAACGTCTATGACACT GTGATCCAGACCAGTAAGACACTGCTGGAACATTCAGATGGGGTCTATGAGAGAATACTGCAAACCCAAAAAGCAG GGCCTGGCTAG
- the LOC134023340 gene encoding inactive phospholipase C-like protein 2 isoform X1, with product MAEFGENSGSSPSNSGDTTTVPSDETAGKTQCEGSVLNGDCGITPDMVVSGFIFLPDSQGQETANNTSLALDAKSGIPRRSSIIKDGSRQRKERKKTVSFSSMPTEKKISSASDCINAMVDGSELKKVRSNSRVYHRYFLLDADMQSLRWEPSKKESDKAKIDVKSIKEVRTGKNTDTFRTNGINDQISEDCAFSIIYGENYESLDLVANSADIANIWVTGLRYLKSYGKLTLNMIESSQNNMRSSWIGELFDEAVINNTKHISLCDAVQLIKNLNPGLKNVKIELKFKELHKAKDKMGCDVSKEEFIEVFHDLCTRPEIYFLLVQFSSNKEFLDTKDLMMFLEAEQGMAQVSEDTSLEVIQNYEPSKEGQMKGWLSLDGLTNYLMSQECHIFDPEQKTVCQDMNQPLSHYYINASHNTYLIEDQFRGPSDITGYIRALKMGCRSVDLDVWDGPDNEPVIYTGHTMTSQIVFRSVIDIINKYAFVASDFPLILCLENHCSLKQQKVMFQHLKKILGDRIHLNPPKPEDSYLPSPSDLKGKILLKGKRLGANCTSSEGEVTDEDEGAEMSQRMNIEPGELQSVAPKKFQLSKDLSDLVTLCKSTEFKDFPTSFHSQKHWELCSFNEVFASRCASDFPGDFVNYNKKFLARVYPSPMRIDSSNMNPQDFWKCGCQIVAMNYQTPGLMMDLNIGWFRQNGNCGYVLRPAIMREQVSYFSANTKDSVPGVSPQLLHIKIISGQNFPKPKGSGAKGDVVDPYIYVEIHGIPADCAEQRTKTVNQNGENPLFDESFEFQINLPELAMVRFVVLDDDYIGDEFIGQYTIPFECLQPGFRHIPLQSLTGEVLPHAWLFVHVAITNRRGGGKPHKRGLSVRKGKQSREYATMRVLTIKPVDDVFKTATLPLKEATDLRENMQNAIVPFKELCGLSAVANLKQCILALTSRLTGADNNRLLVFNLKEQYPILEPQGLLPDVLKKVVNVYDTVIQTSKTLLEHSDGVYERILQTQKAAMEFHENLHDLAVKEGLKGRKLHKAVESFTWNITILKGQADLLKHARGEVQENLKQIHYAALTSELCKDNSAQVASVGSESTRGRRSLEAIPEKDTGLQELSDEDV from the exons ATGGCGGAGTTCGGAGAGAACAGCGGCTCGTCTCCATCAAATTCTGGGGATACGACGACAGTGCCCAGTGATGAGACAGCTGGGAAGACGCAGTGCGAAGGATCGGTGTTGAACGGGGACTGTGGGATAACGCCAGACATGGTTGTCTCTGGATTCATCTTCCTCCCTGACAGCCAGGGACAGGAAACGGCTAACAATACTTCATTGGCATTGGATGCCAAATCTGGAATACCTCGCAGGAGCAGCATTATAAAG GATGGCTCAAGACAGcgcaaagagaggaagaagactGTGTCGTTCAGTAGCATGCCAACGGAAAAGAAGATCAGTAGTGCAAGTGACTGCATCAATGCCATGGTGGACGGATCTGAACTGAAGAAGGTTCGCTCAAACTCCCGTGTTTATCATCGATACTTCCTCTTGGACGCAGACATGCAGTCTCTCAGGTGGGAGCCTTCCAAAAAGGAGTCAGACAAAGCCAAAATTGATGTTAAGTCCATTAAGGAGGTGCGGACAGGGAAGAACACAGACACTTTTAGAACCAATGGAATTAATGATCAAATATCGGAAGACTGTGCTTTCTCAATCATCTACGGGGAGAACTATGAATCTTTGGACTTGGTGGCAAATTCAGCTGATATAGCTAACATATGGGTGACTGGGCTTAGATACTTGAAATCGTATGGAAAACTTACTCTGAATATGATTGAAAGCAGCCAGAATAACATGCGCTCATCATGGataggtgaactctttgatgaGGCTGTGATCAACAATACCAAGCACATCAGTTTGTGTGATGCTGTACAACTAATCAAAAACCTTAACCCTGGACTTAAAAATGTTAAGATAGAACTCAAATTCAAGGAGCTCCACAAAGCGAAAGATAAGATGGGTTGTGACGTGAGTAAAGAAGAATTCATTGAAGTCTTTCATGACCTTTGTACAAGACCAGAAATTTACTTCCTTCTTGTCCAGTTCTCAAGCAATAAGGAATTTCTGGACACCAAGGACTTAATGATGTTTCTGGAGGCTGAGCAGGGTATGGCACAGGTTAGTgaagacacaagtctggaagtCATTCAAAACTATGAACCTTCTAAAGAAGGTCAGATGAAGGGCTGGCTTTCACTTGATGGGTTAACAAATTACCTAATGTCTCAGGAGTGCCATATCTTTGACCCAGAACAAAAAACTGTCTGCCAGGACATGAACCAGCCTCTATCCCACTATTACATCAATGCCTCCCACAACACGTACCTAATTGAAGATCAGTTTCGAGGCCCTTCTGACATCACCGGGTACATCAGAGCACTCAAGATGGGCTGTCGTAGTGTCGATCTAGATGTATGGGATGGACCAGACAATGAACCTGTCATTTACACTGGCCATACAATGACCTCGCAAATAGTCTTCCGCAGTGTCATTGACATCATTAACAAATATGCCTTTGTGGCATCTGACTTCCCCCtaatattatgtctggaaaacCATTGTTCATTAAAGCAGCAAAAGGTCATGTTTCAGCATCTGAAAAAGATACTTGGGGATAGGATACACTTGAATCCCCCCAAACCAGAGGATAGCTACCTTCCCTCACCCAGTGACTTGAAGGGTAAAATCTTGTTAAAGGGGAAGAGGCTCGGCGCAAACTGCACAAGCTCAGAAGGTGAGGTAACAGATGAGGATGAAGGTGCTGAGATGTCCCAAAGAATGAACATAGAGCCTGGAGAACTACAGAGTGTTGCGCCTAAGAAGTTCCAACTCTCAAAGGACCTCTCTGACCTCGTAACCTTGTGTAAATCAACTGAGTTCAAAGACTTTCCAACGTCCTTTCACAGCCAGAAGCACTGGGAGCTTTGCTCTTTTAATGAAGTCTTTGCCAGTCGATGTGCCAGCGACTTCCCTGGAGACTTTGTAAACTACAACAAGAAGTTTTTGGCACGAGTGTACCCCAGCCCAATGCGAATTGACTCCAGTAATATGAACCCTCAGGACTTCTGGAAGTGTGGTTGCCAAATTGTGGCAATGAACTACCAGACACCAGGTCTGATGATGGACTTAAATATTGGCTGGTTCCGTCAGAATGGGAATTGTGGTTATGTTCTGAGGCCAGCCATCATGAGGGAACAGGTGTCTTACTTTAGTGCCAACACTAAAGATTCAGTGCCTGGTGTCTCTCCACAGTTATTGCACATTAAGATTATTAGTGGACAAAACTTTCCCAAACCCAAAGGCTCAGGCGCTAAAGGGGACGTTGTCGATCCTTACATTTACGTGGAGATCCATGGTATACCGGCCGATTGTGCTGAGCAAAGAACTAAAACAGTCAATCAGAATGGGGAAAACCCACTCTTTGATGAAAGTTTTGAGTTCCAGATTAACCTCCCTGAGCTGGCCATGGTGCGCTTTGTGGTTCTGGATGATGACTACATTGGCGATGAGTTCATTGGCCAATACACAATTCCCTTTGAGTGTCTACAGCCAGGATTCCGGCATATTCCACTTCAATCCCTCACAGGTGAGGTTTTGCCTCATGCCTGGCTTTTTGTCCATGTGGCCATCACgaacagaaggggagggggtaagCCTCACAAGAGAGGGCTGTCTGTGCGCAAGGGCAAGCAGAGTCGGGAATACGCCACCATGAGGGTCTTGACGATCAAGCCTGTTGATGATGTATTCAAGACAGCTACTCTGCCACTCAAAGAGGCAACTGACCTCAGAGAAAACATGCAG AATGCCATAGTGCCCTTCAAAGAGCTGTGTGGCCTTTCAGCTGTGGCTAACTTGAAGCAGTGCATCTTGGCCCTAACTTCTCGACTGACTGGGGCAGACAACAACCGATTACTAGTATTCAACCTGAAGGAGCAGTACCCCATCTTAGAGCCCCAAGGACTGCTACCCGATGTCCTCAAGAAGGTGGTCAACGTCTATGACACT GTGATCCAGACCAGTAAGACACTGCTGGAACATTCAGATGGGGTCTATGAGAGAATACTGCAAACCCAAAAAGCAG CGATGGAATTTCATGAGAACCTTCACGACTTGGCCGTAAAGGAGGGCTTGAAGGGCCGGAAGCTGCACAAGGCTGTGGagagcttcacctggaacatcACAATTCTCAAG GGCCAAGCAGACCTGCTAAAGCATGCCAGAGGCGAGGTCCAGGAAAACCTCAAGCAGATCCACTATGCCGCACTCACCAGTGAACTGTGCAAGGATAACTCGGCGCAGGTGGCCTCGGTAGGCTCGGAGTCCACCCGCGGCCGCCGGAGCCTGGAGGCCATCCCTGAGAAGGACACTGGACTGCAGGAACTCTCTGATGAAGACGTCTAA